One genomic segment of Hydrogenobacter sp. includes these proteins:
- a CDS encoding UbiA-like polyprenyltransferase: MSLKDKLMDYAQLIKFEHTIFALPFALASLLLLYESFPGFWKIFWIIIALVSARSAGMAINRFIDLPIDEKNPRTKNWVHVTGKVKRHEILALIIISSTIFLISTLFINLYAFLLSPLVLFLLWIYPYSKRFTNFPHLILGVVYFLIPLGVDIALNERVSFLSILLGTAMAFWVAGFDILYSLQDYEFDKIYGVKSVAVKLGISGAIILSRLFHLVTLSSLIALGFVSQKLGSFYFLGILTLAGFLFYEHSLVKPSDLSKINKAFFTINGYVSIIFLLIVLVDTVFIK, translated from the coding sequence ATGAGTTTAAAAGACAAGCTTATGGATTACGCACAGCTCATAAAGTTTGAACACACCATCTTTGCGCTTCCATTTGCTTTAGCTTCTCTGCTCTTGCTCTACGAATCCTTTCCAGGTTTTTGGAAGATCTTTTGGATAATAATAGCCTTGGTGAGTGCAAGAAGTGCCGGAATGGCTATTAACAGGTTCATAGACCTACCCATAGATGAGAAAAACCCCAGAACTAAAAACTGGGTACATGTCACAGGTAAGGTCAAAAGACATGAAATACTCGCTTTGATAATCATTTCCAGCACTATCTTTTTAATCTCCACACTCTTTATAAACCTTTATGCCTTTTTACTTTCTCCTCTGGTACTCTTCCTTCTTTGGATCTATCCTTACTCAAAGAGGTTTACGAACTTTCCTCATCTCATCCTTGGTGTGGTTTACTTTTTAATACCCTTAGGTGTGGATATTGCTCTTAATGAAAGGGTGTCCTTTCTGTCTATCCTTCTCGGTACAGCTATGGCTTTTTGGGTTGCAGGCTTTGACATTCTTTACTCACTTCAGGATTATGAGTTTGATAAGATTTATGGAGTAAAGTCTGTAGCTGTCAAACTTGGCATAAGTGGTGCCATAATCCTTTCAAGATTATTTCACCTCGTAACACTATCCTCTTTGATAGCTTTAGGATTCGTTTCTCAAAAACTTGGCTCATTTTACTTTTTGGGAATTTTGACGCTCGCCGGTTTTTTGTTTTACGAACACTCGCTTGTGAAGCCTTCAGATCTTTCTAAAATCAATAAAGCCTTCTTTACAATAAATGGGTATGTGAGCATAATCTTCCTTTTGATAGTGCTTGTTGATACTGTTTTCATTAAATAA